In a single window of the Deltaproteobacteria bacterium genome:
- a CDS encoding alpha/beta hydrolase: MTTNNSSPFDPEAVAPETAKFNERLEKILAAAPPTYTMAPQEIRDLREAGKSVWGPIKRLDEAEDRVVPGPAGEVPIRVFTPETVNGVYLHIHGGGFMLGRAYHNDEAHAEIAKRCCVAVISVDYRLAPENPYPAGADDCEAAAVWLAERAKSEFGSDRLLIGGESAGANLSAITLVRMRDRHGFTGFCGANLVYGAYDLSSTPSALNWGERNLILTSKLMEWFHDNYVPAAKRRDPNVSPLYADLAGMPPALFTVGTLDPLLDDSLFMHARWLAAGSRSELIVYPGGVHAFNAFPLEIARQANRRIRDFINQAIKKKN; the protein is encoded by the coding sequence ATGACCACCAATAACTCAAGCCCGTTCGATCCTGAGGCCGTGGCGCCCGAAACAGCTAAGTTCAATGAAAGGCTCGAAAAGATTCTGGCCGCCGCACCGCCTACCTATACCATGGCTCCGCAAGAGATTCGCGACCTGCGGGAGGCCGGAAAAAGTGTCTGGGGGCCGATCAAGCGTCTGGATGAGGCTGAGGACCGGGTCGTGCCCGGTCCGGCCGGTGAAGTCCCCATCCGGGTTTTTACGCCTGAGACTGTGAACGGGGTTTATCTCCACATCCATGGAGGCGGATTTATGCTCGGCCGGGCATATCATAATGATGAGGCCCACGCCGAGATAGCCAAGAGATGCTGTGTGGCTGTGATCAGCGTGGACTACCGGCTCGCTCCGGAAAACCCATATCCGGCCGGTGCGGACGACTGCGAAGCCGCGGCCGTCTGGCTCGCGGAAAGGGCGAAATCAGAGTTTGGCTCGGACAGGCTCCTTATCGGCGGCGAGTCTGCCGGGGCCAACCTTTCGGCAATCACCCTTGTCCGGATGCGGGATCGGCATGGATTTACCGGCTTTTGCGGGGCCAACCTCGTTTACGGGGCCTACGACCTTTCCTCGACCCCAAGCGCGCTTAACTGGGGTGAAAGAAACCTGATTCTAACCAGTAAATTGATGGAATGGTTTCACGATAATTACGTTCCAGCCGCAAAACGGCGCGACCCTAACGTCTCGCCGCTTTACGCCGATCTTGCCGGAATGCCGCCTGCGTTATTTACGGTCGGAACCCTGGACCCGCTTCTGGACGACTCTCTTTTCATGCATGCGCGCTGGCTGGCCGCAGGCAGCCGGTCCGAGCTAATTGTTTATCCTGGCGGGGTCCACGCCTTTAACGCCTTTCCGCTTGAAATCGCCCGCCAGGCCAACCGTCGTATCCGTGATTTTATCAACCAAGCCATTAAAAAGAAAAACTGA
- a CDS encoding 4Fe-4S binding protein — MENLYENLAELFNRIGFGSRHCPELDALLRSLFTEEEARAALNLSPLAPEPPARVAERLGEDSGKMAALLDDMADKGLIYCSQRQGEKWYKTIQLVPGIFELQFMKGEVTPRAKELARLFDDYFHAPREESQRQGPGISFARVIPIEKTITLEIDVFSYEEARKYIDMAETITLSTCYCRHEQRLLDHGCDYPVDVCLQFGSFARFVRDRGFGREIAHQEAHDVMKRSAEAGLIATSSNTRDRIDFICNCCTCCCAILRSVKNSSMPVRAVASNYLAQVDEEECTGCGDCVERCQMEAVSLEDEVARVDTDRCVGCGVCVVTCPSEALSLTPRSDLQEPPRSFRELIERQAAEKTRAGEF, encoded by the coding sequence ATGGAGAACCTGTATGAAAACCTGGCTGAACTGTTTAACCGCATCGGGTTTGGCAGCAGGCACTGTCCCGAACTGGACGCGCTCCTCAGGTCCCTTTTTACTGAGGAGGAAGCCAGAGCGGCCTTGAATTTATCCCCTCTGGCCCCCGAGCCTCCGGCCAGGGTGGCCGAGCGTTTAGGGGAGGATTCTGGTAAAATGGCGGCCCTCCTCGATGACATGGCTGACAAGGGCCTGATTTACTGCAGCCAGCGGCAGGGGGAGAAGTGGTACAAGACCATCCAGTTGGTCCCGGGAATTTTTGAACTCCAGTTCATGAAAGGGGAGGTCACACCGCGGGCCAAGGAGCTGGCCCGGCTCTTTGACGATTATTTTCATGCGCCCCGTGAGGAGAGTCAGAGGCAGGGACCGGGAATTTCTTTCGCCCGCGTCATTCCCATTGAAAAAACAATTACCCTTGAAATAGATGTCTTTTCCTATGAGGAAGCCAGGAAATATATTGACATGGCGGAGACAATTACCCTGTCCACCTGTTACTGCCGCCACGAGCAAAGGCTTCTGGATCACGGGTGCGATTATCCTGTTGACGTTTGCCTGCAGTTTGGCTCCTTTGCCCGCTTTGTCAGAGACCGCGGCTTCGGGCGGGAGATCGCGCACCAAGAGGCTCATGATGTTATGAAGCGGAGCGCGGAGGCGGGCCTGATAGCCACCTCCAGCAACACCCGGGACCGTATTGATTTCATCTGTAACTGCTGCACCTGCTGCTGCGCCATACTGAGGAGTGTGAAGAATTCATCCATGCCTGTCAGGGCCGTGGCGAGCAATTATCTGGCTCAGGTTGACGAAGAAGAATGCACGGGCTGCGGCGACTGCGTCGAGCGCTGCCAGATGGAGGCCGTTTCCCTGGAGGATGAGGTGGCCCGGGTTGATACCGACCGGTGCGTTGGCTGCGGGGTTTGCGTCGTGACCTGCCCGAGCGAGGCTCTTTCCCTGACGCCGCGGTCAGATTTACAGGAGCCGCCGCGAAGTTTCAGGGAGCTTATTGAACGTCAGGCAGCGGAAAAGACGCGCGCCGGGGAGTTTTAA